A genomic stretch from Caloenas nicobarica isolate bCalNic1 chromosome 3, bCalNic1.hap1, whole genome shotgun sequence includes:
- the MFSD2B gene encoding sphingosine-1-phosphate transporter MFSD2B: MAGAAKGTPEEEYRLSICGKLCYAIGGAPNQVAGSAAAFFLQIYLLDIAHITPFHASLVLFIGKASGAVTDPVAGFFISKSRWTKIGRLMPWMLACTPFTVVSYFFMWYLPPFVSGRVAWYLTFYCLFQALTTLFQVPYSALIMFLSTDQKERDSATAYRMTMEVLGTLIGAALQGQIVASAHVSHHCTVNAPGNTTDSWHHPPSFPDPSDPLSHQAKVYMIAAGVIGSVYLLGIVILFLGVKEKDDPYALHSDRAIPFCKGLGLTMKHGPYVKLTASFLLISTAVQLEQSNFVLFCTHAADLRNHFQYLVVTILVSAAVSIPFWQKFLQRFGKKCAACGISWMIPFAVMLVTIPNLILAYLVAFVSGLSIAASLLLPWSMLPDVVDNFRLQNPHGKGHETIFYSSYVFFTKMSAGIGLGISAAGLEFTGYKPGICRQSNDVILALKILIGAVPAVLILAGLFILLFYPITEESRRETKLALEELRRSHQSTENLDDHKEDTSV, from the exons GAATACCGGCTCTCGATTTGCGGCAAATTATGCTATGCAATAGGAGGAGCCCCAAATCAAGTGGCAGggagtgctgctgctttcttcctgCAGATCTACCTGCTGGACATAGCCCAC ATTACTCCGTTTCATGCCTCTTTGGTGCTGTTCATTGGCAAAGCCTCAGGTGCAGTTACTGATCCTGTTGCTGGCTTTTTTATTAGCAAAAGTAGATGGACAAAAATTGGCCGTCTCATGCCCTG GATGCTGGCATGTACACCCTTCACAGTAGTGTCCTATTTTTTTATGTGGTACCTGCCTCCTTTCGTATCAGGAAGAGTTGCGTGGTACCTGACTTTCTACTGCCTTTTCCAAGCACTGACCACA TTATTCCAAGTACCGTATTCTGCTCTCATCATGTTTCTCAGCACAGAccagaaggagagagattctGCAACAGCGTACC GAATGACCATGGAAGTGCTTGGGACCTTGATTGGAGCTGCACTTCAGGGGCAGATTGTGGCCAGTGCTCACGTCTCTCATCACTGCACTGTGAATGCCCCAGGAAACACAACCGACTCCTGGCATCACCCTCCCAGCTTTCCAGACCCCTCAGATCCTCTGTCTCATCAG gcaAAAGTTTATATGATTGCAGCAGGGGTCATAGGAAGTGTGTATCTTCTTGGAATCGTCATTCTTTTTCTCGGAGTAAAGGAAAAAGATG ATCCTTATGCCTTACATTCAGACAGAGCAATTCCTTTTTGTAAGGGACTTGGACTCACCATGAAGCACGGTCCATATGTGAAACTTACGGCTTCGTTTCTTCTCATCTCCACAGCAGTTCAG ctggagcagagcaacTTTGTCCTTTTCTGCACTCATGCTGCTGATCTTCGCAATCACTTCCAGTATTTGGTGGTGACCATCTTG GTATCGGCAGCTGTGAGCATTCCCTTCTGGCAGAAGTTTCTGCAGCGATTTGGCAAGAAGTGTGCAGCATGTGGGATTTCG tgGATGATTCCTTTTGCAGTCATGCTGGTGACCATTCCAAACTTGATCCTGGCTTACTTGGTGGCCTTCGTCTCTGGTCTGAGCATTGCTGCATCTCTTCTGTTGCCATG GTCAATGCTGCCTGATGTTGTTGATAACTTCCGCCTGCAGAATCCTCATGGAAAAGGACACGAAACCATTTTCTATTCTTCTTATGTTTTCTTTACCAAGATGTCAGCGGGAATTGGCTTAGGAATTTCTGCAGCAGGCCTGGA GTTTACCGGATACAAACCAGGGATATGCAGACAATCCAACGATGTGATCCTCGCACTGAAAATCCTCATCGGAGCGGTCCCTGCTGTCCTCATCCTTGCAGGTTTATTTATACTTCTTTTCTATCCGATCACCGAAGAAAGTCGGAGAGAAACAAAGCTTGCGCTTGAAGAGCTAAG AAGGAGCCATCAAAGCACAGAGAACCTGGATGACCACAAAGAGGACACCTCGGTCTGA